One genomic window of Manihot esculenta cultivar AM560-2 chromosome 16, M.esculenta_v8, whole genome shotgun sequence includes the following:
- the LOC110603133 gene encoding uncharacterized protein LOC110603133, with protein sequence MATVMVLSPPKLNYSRMSASPWRRMMNTTSATRHFFKPLHCVPVEQLQLQDEQVDSIIMCEPCNGKGWLLCDFCKGLKTNVKAENKRIYRRCPSCRAIGYVICPKCKVFKCVTFPNYNDGEDAYL encoded by the exons ATGGCAACAGTTATGGTGTTAAGTCCACCGAAGCTCAATTACTCTAGGATGTCGGCGTCGCCATGGAGGAGGATGATGAACACCACCTCCGCCACCAGGCATTTCTTCAAGCCTTTGCACTGTGTTCCAGTGGAGCAGCTGCAGCTGCAAGATGAGCAG GTTGACTCAATTATCATGTGTGAACCTTGTAATGGAAAAGGATGGCTACTTTGTGATTTCTGCAAGGGACTAAAAACCAATGTGAAAGCTGAAAATAAGCGGATCTACCGTCGATGTCCATCTTGCAGAGCT ATTGGATATGTCATATGTCCTAAGTGCAAAGTTTTCAAATGTGTTACCTTCCCAAATTATAATGATGGTGAGGATGCATACTTATGA